The following proteins come from a genomic window of Paludisphaera rhizosphaerae:
- a CDS encoding lactonase family protein — translation MTMRDGSTSRRALASACLYLAAGLMVQANAAEKRLVYVGTYTNSKTSPSEGVYKLEFDPATGALTPLGVAGKADSPSFLAFSPDGKHLYAAEETGDYQGEKAGSIAAFAVDPKTGDLKLLNRQSSKGAHPCHVSIDPTGKVVLTANYSGGSVACLPVDPDGSLRPASTVIQHQGHSVDAGRQKGPHAHSANFGPAGKLAFVADLGLDKVMIYDVDAETGKLSPHEPASAKIEPGRGPRHLAWAPSGKFAYVITEMGGTVDVFAYDSAQGELKEIQSITTLPADNKTKPGCAEVVVHPSGKFVYGSNRGHDSLAIYKADPTTGKLTAAGWTSTGGKNPRNFVIDPTGGWLLAANQDSDSILVFKIDPETGGLTPTGSPIKLPKPVCIRFLPQPSSAR, via the coding sequence ATGACGATGCGGGACGGATCGACTTCGCGGCGGGCGTTGGCGTCCGCGTGCCTCTATCTTGCGGCCGGGCTTATGGTTCAGGCGAACGCCGCCGAGAAGCGGCTGGTCTATGTCGGCACCTACACCAACTCGAAGACCTCGCCCAGCGAGGGGGTCTACAAGCTGGAGTTCGACCCGGCCACCGGCGCATTGACGCCTCTGGGAGTCGCCGGCAAGGCCGACAGCCCCTCGTTCCTCGCCTTCTCCCCCGACGGCAAGCACCTGTACGCGGCCGAGGAGACCGGCGATTACCAGGGCGAAAAAGCCGGCTCGATCGCCGCGTTCGCCGTCGACCCCAAGACCGGCGACCTCAAGCTACTGAACCGCCAGTCCTCGAAGGGGGCCCACCCCTGCCACGTTTCGATCGACCCCACGGGAAAGGTCGTGCTGACGGCCAATTACTCGGGGGGGAGCGTCGCCTGCCTCCCGGTCGACCCCGACGGCTCGCTCCGACCGGCCTCGACGGTCATCCAGCACCAGGGGCATAGCGTCGACGCCGGCCGTCAGAAGGGGCCCCACGCGCACTCGGCCAACTTCGGTCCGGCCGGCAAGCTCGCGTTCGTCGCCGACCTCGGCCTCGACAAGGTGATGATCTACGACGTCGACGCCGAGACGGGGAAGCTCTCGCCTCACGAACCGGCCTCCGCGAAGATCGAGCCCGGCCGCGGCCCCCGGCACCTGGCCTGGGCACCCTCCGGCAAGTTCGCCTACGTCATCACCGAGATGGGCGGGACTGTCGACGTCTTCGCCTATGACTCGGCCCAGGGCGAGTTGAAGGAGATCCAGTCGATCACGACGCTGCCGGCTGACAACAAGACCAAGCCCGGCTGCGCCGAGGTGGTCGTGCATCCCTCGGGCAAGTTCGTCTACGGCTCGAACCGTGGCCATGACTCGCTGGCGATCTACAAGGCCGACCCGACGACCGGCAAGCTGACCGCAGCCGGCTGGACCTCGACGGGGGGCAAGAACCCGCGGAACTTCGTGATCGACCCGACCGGCGGCTGGCTGCTGGCGGCGAACCAGGATTCGGACTCGATCCTCGTCTTCAAGATCGACCCGGAAACCGGCGGCCTGACGCCGACGGGCTCCCCCATCAAGCTCCCCAAGCCGGTCTGCATCCGGTTCCTGCCCCAGCCGTCCTCAGCGAGGTGA
- a CDS encoding glycoside hydrolase family 172 protein, whose translation MNAPAKLPSRAARLATGLIAFLPALTALAPAAEPPRPTTVESLLARMSDPSWLAVPPAPGERSFQFSSYDRATKLVDGKIVSPFANADRGHYLRVEGEGQRKEWVLADAQGPGYVSRIWSPNPAGELRIYIDGATTPALAADFAAIASGKVEPFSAPFGQETSRGWNLYFPFPFAKSIKITTTRGDQYYQANVTTFAPGTAVESYSSAVLSRAAEAVAKARRSMLESPLAIHADAMPASQPERLDPGSPREFLVEPGGPGALTALTCQILRGGLDDAALAEVLARTLLTITFDDAAEPQVAAPLGDFFGSGPGLNPFRSLFLEVGSDATMASRWVMPFKKSARIVLTNQSGRPAQFVLRYSYRTDPGDAGRLTFHARWSQRDEVPTVKGDGTLDWPALRISGGAGRYVGLLCNVYNPTSAWWGEGDEKVYVDGEAFPSTFGTGTEDYFGYGWSDPRPFAHPFHAQTRCDGPGNKGNTSVVRFQSLDNIPFDRSLAFDLELWHWEAVKVQFATLAYLYAAPGAKVEPAPVADLSKRIVHPRPAVTREPGAIEAESLHVRSKTAGEVTTQDMSHFGDVWSGYAQLWWTVRGQEAEPKLDLELPVEKPGRFALWAGFTKAPDYAQIQPAVDGQPLGKPIDLYAPRVAHSGGVLLGVADLPAGPNVLSLSIVGQNEKSTGRLVGVDWFKLIPAPAGDYGPGRLTPRR comes from the coding sequence ATGAACGCTCCCGCCAAGCTCCCGTCCCGGGCCGCCCGGCTCGCGACGGGCCTGATCGCCTTCCTGCCGGCTCTCACCGCGCTCGCCCCCGCCGCCGAACCTCCACGGCCAACCACCGTTGAATCCCTGCTCGCAAGAATGAGCGACCCCTCCTGGCTGGCCGTCCCTCCCGCGCCGGGCGAACGGTCGTTCCAGTTCTCCAGCTACGACCGCGCCACGAAGCTCGTCGACGGCAAGATCGTCTCCCCGTTCGCCAACGCGGATCGCGGCCACTATTTGCGCGTGGAAGGCGAGGGCCAGCGAAAGGAATGGGTGCTCGCCGACGCCCAGGGTCCGGGGTACGTCTCGCGGATCTGGTCTCCCAACCCGGCCGGCGAGCTGCGCATCTACATTGATGGCGCGACCACGCCGGCGCTTGCCGCCGACTTCGCCGCGATCGCATCGGGCAAGGTGGAGCCCTTCTCGGCCCCCTTCGGCCAGGAGACCTCGCGCGGGTGGAACCTGTACTTCCCCTTCCCCTTCGCGAAGTCGATCAAGATCACGACGACCAGGGGGGATCAGTATTATCAGGCGAACGTCACGACGTTCGCCCCCGGGACCGCCGTCGAAAGCTACTCGTCGGCCGTCCTGTCCCGCGCCGCCGAGGCCGTTGCGAAGGCGCGTCGGTCTATGCTGGAATCCCCTCTGGCAATCCACGCCGACGCGATGCCGGCCTCGCAGCCCGAGCGACTGGACCCCGGCAGCCCCCGCGAATTCCTCGTCGAGCCCGGCGGCCCCGGCGCACTCACGGCCCTCACCTGCCAGATCCTTCGCGGCGGCCTGGACGACGCGGCTCTCGCGGAGGTCCTCGCGCGCACGCTGCTGACCATCACGTTCGACGACGCGGCCGAGCCCCAGGTCGCCGCGCCGCTCGGCGACTTCTTCGGTTCGGGTCCGGGGCTGAACCCTTTCCGAAGCCTCTTCCTGGAAGTCGGGTCGGACGCGACGATGGCGTCGCGATGGGTGATGCCCTTCAAGAAGTCGGCCCGGATCGTCCTGACGAACCAGTCCGGCCGGCCCGCGCAGTTCGTCCTGCGCTATTCGTATCGGACCGATCCCGGGGACGCCGGCCGACTCACCTTCCACGCCCGCTGGTCCCAGCGCGACGAGGTCCCCACCGTCAAGGGGGACGGCACGCTCGACTGGCCCGCGCTCCGGATCTCGGGCGGGGCCGGGAGGTACGTCGGCCTCCTTTGCAACGTCTACAATCCAACCTCCGCCTGGTGGGGGGAGGGGGATGAGAAGGTCTACGTTGACGGCGAGGCGTTTCCGAGCACCTTCGGCACGGGGACCGAGGATTACTTCGGCTACGGCTGGAGCGACCCCCGCCCCTTCGCCCACCCCTTCCACGCCCAGACTCGCTGCGACGGCCCCGGCAACAAGGGGAACACCAGCGTCGTCCGGTTCCAGAGCCTGGATAACATCCCCTTCGACCGATCGCTGGCCTTCGACCTGGAATTGTGGCACTGGGAGGCCGTGAAGGTCCAGTTCGCGACGCTCGCCTACCTCTACGCGGCCCCCGGCGCGAAGGTCGAGCCCGCCCCCGTCGCCGATCTGTCGAAGCGCATCGTCCACCCCCGTCCAGCCGTCACCCGCGAGCCGGGCGCGATCGAAGCGGAGTCGCTCCACGTCCGGTCGAAGACGGCCGGCGAGGTGACGACCCAGGACATGAGCCACTTCGGCGACGTCTGGTCGGGCTACGCCCAGCTCTGGTGGACCGTCCGAGGCCAGGAAGCCGAGCCGAAGCTCGACCTGGAGCTGCCCGTGGAGAAGCCCGGCCGATTCGCCCTCTGGGCGGGTTTCACGAAGGCCCCCGACTACGCCCAGATCCAGCCGGCCGTCGACGGCCAGCCGCTGGGCAAGCCGATCGACCTGTACGCTCCCCGCGTCGCCCACTCCGGCGGCGTCCTGCTGGGCGTGGCCGACCTCCCCGCCGGGCCCAACGTCCTGAGCCTCTCAATCGTCGGCCAGAACGAGAAGAGCACCGGCCGACTGGTCGGCGTCGACTGGTTCAAACTCATCCCCGCCCCCGCCGGCGACTACGGCCCTGGCCGACTCACGCCCCGACGCTAG
- a CDS encoding DUF1559 domain-containing protein: MLRRRAFTLIELLVVIAIIAVLIALLLPAVQAAREAARRAQCVNNLKQLGLAAHNYANIGGSFPANLYLHPQYANAGTTWNNSSWLVFLLPNMEQQALYNAVNFMVMWGTNNIGYDARYLGNQNQTVRETIISGLMCPSESSPQIDTVNADEISGLRASGTCYVGNLGDNCLSCNPASGVSTFCTAQGYNCRGAQLGDPASTTFPPSPGTGSGIYWRQCNGVTIAGITDGTSNTFMAGEQIMRVTQWNSWVEANQCVGSTAVPLNYLAPGVAITAGGSVTIGTGASNTGAWNNWYSFRSQHPGGGNFLLCDGSVKFIKTSISMPTYQALSTRGMGEIVSSDSY; the protein is encoded by the coding sequence ATGCTTCGACGTCGGGCGTTCACGCTCATCGAGCTTCTGGTCGTCATCGCCATCATCGCCGTGCTCATCGCCCTCTTGCTGCCGGCCGTACAAGCGGCCCGTGAAGCCGCGAGGCGGGCCCAGTGCGTCAACAATCTGAAGCAGTTGGGGCTTGCGGCGCATAACTACGCCAACATCGGTGGATCGTTTCCGGCCAACCTGTATCTGCATCCGCAGTACGCGAACGCCGGAACGACCTGGAACAACTCCAGTTGGCTGGTGTTCCTGCTGCCGAACATGGAGCAGCAGGCCCTCTACAACGCTGTGAACTTCATGGTGATGTGGGGGACCAACAACATCGGCTACGACGCGCGCTACCTGGGCAACCAGAATCAGACGGTGCGCGAGACCATCATCAGCGGCCTCATGTGCCCGTCGGAATCCAGCCCCCAGATCGACACGGTCAACGCCGACGAGATCTCAGGCCTCCGCGCATCCGGCACGTGCTACGTCGGCAATCTGGGCGACAACTGCCTGTCATGCAATCCGGCCAGCGGAGTGTCGACGTTCTGCACCGCTCAGGGTTACAACTGCCGCGGGGCCCAGCTGGGCGATCCAGCAAGCACGACCTTCCCGCCGAGCCCCGGAACCGGCAGCGGCATCTACTGGCGGCAGTGCAACGGCGTCACCATCGCCGGGATCACCGACGGCACCTCCAACACGTTCATGGCCGGCGAGCAGATCATGCGGGTGACCCAGTGGAACTCCTGGGTCGAAGCCAACCAGTGCGTCGGCTCCACGGCCGTTCCCCTGAACTATCTGGCGCCCGGCGTGGCGATCACCGCCGGCGGCAGCGTCACCATTGGCACGGGGGCCTCCAATACGGGCGCCTGGAACAACTGGTACAGCTTCCGCAGCCAGCACCCCGGCGGCGGCAACTTCCTGCTCTGCGACGGCTCGGTGAAGTTCATCAAGACCTCGATCAGCATGCCGACGTACCAGGCGTTGAGCACGCGCGGCATGGGCGAGATCGTCTCCTCGGACTCCTACTGA
- a CDS encoding serine hydrolase domain-containing protein, with protein sequence MRWFDAAANEAVKPDKPGPWVAVVESKAPNGTVARRSMTFYVRPPMFLLFLFPATNLTFSIPPFPSPIVEAVWREHQSEIDRDAHDLLFRAFNDSEAGARLLAGLGGAPALGRPPKTFETAAARVEEMHLSAKRKLHGLPAEGKTLKPPQAISPPAPALHEGTAAEAGVAPELVDKLRALCREWAEDSKQPFTTLVARRGVVVLHEAFGRRPDGRPAALDDRNEVFSITKTATAILFSRFLESGLVRLDDPISTVLPDYPKDDPHVPTFRQCFTHTAGLAGHGDFGGMRNVFLDNVVLNGLDAVFPGDTYAYSGMGFDLSASAMELITGKASARLYHDELCEPFGLGDVPFDGAAAGGHFTAFELGVLAQWLANGGAYGDRRHVSPEVFASMLPEPVLKRWPKAGYNDDEGIGMHWLRIPKPGAPANSKKPEDLLFGPRMVGHGSLSQCMLMADLDSGLIITQSRSTGGPKFAEWSAKFYKTIAEGLRDGVK encoded by the coding sequence GTGCGATGGTTCGACGCCGCCGCCAATGAGGCGGTCAAGCCCGACAAGCCGGGCCCGTGGGTGGCCGTCGTCGAGTCGAAGGCTCCGAACGGGACGGTCGCGCGGCGGTCGATGACCTTCTACGTCCGCCCGCCGATGTTCCTGCTCTTCCTGTTCCCGGCGACGAACCTGACGTTCTCGATTCCGCCCTTCCCCAGCCCGATCGTCGAGGCCGTTTGGCGCGAGCATCAGTCCGAGATCGACCGTGATGCTCACGACCTGCTCTTCCGCGCCTTCAACGACTCCGAAGCCGGCGCGAGACTGCTCGCGGGCCTTGGCGGCGCCCCGGCGCTCGGCCGACCGCCGAAGACGTTCGAGACGGCCGCCGCCCGAGTTGAGGAGATGCACCTCTCCGCGAAGCGGAAGCTCCACGGGTTGCCCGCCGAGGGGAAAACCCTCAAGCCCCCGCAAGCGATCAGCCCCCCCGCGCCGGCCCTCCACGAAGGGACCGCCGCCGAGGCCGGCGTCGCGCCTGAACTCGTCGACAAGCTCCGCGCCCTCTGCCGCGAGTGGGCCGAGGATTCCAAGCAGCCGTTCACGACGCTCGTCGCCCGTCGCGGCGTGGTCGTGCTCCACGAGGCGTTCGGCCGCCGTCCCGACGGCCGTCCCGCGGCCCTCGACGATCGCAACGAGGTCTTCTCGATCACCAAGACGGCGACCGCGATCCTCTTCAGCCGGTTCCTGGAAAGCGGTCTCGTCCGGCTCGACGACCCGATCTCGACCGTCCTCCCCGACTACCCGAAGGACGATCCGCACGTCCCCACGTTCCGCCAGTGCTTCACGCACACGGCGGGGCTTGCCGGCCACGGCGACTTCGGCGGGATGCGGAACGTCTTCCTCGACAACGTCGTCCTCAACGGTCTGGACGCCGTCTTCCCGGGCGACACGTACGCTTACTCTGGGATGGGCTTCGACCTGTCGGCCTCGGCGATGGAGCTGATCACCGGCAAGGCGTCTGCCAGGCTCTACCACGACGAGTTGTGCGAGCCCTTCGGCCTGGGCGACGTCCCCTTCGACGGTGCAGCGGCCGGAGGCCATTTCACGGCCTTCGAACTCGGCGTGCTGGCCCAGTGGCTCGCCAACGGCGGCGCGTACGGCGACCGCCGCCACGTCTCGCCCGAGGTCTTCGCCTCGATGCTGCCGGAACCCGTCCTCAAGCGCTGGCCGAAGGCCGGCTACAACGACGACGAGGGGATCGGCATGCACTGGCTCCGCATCCCGAAGCCCGGAGCGCCGGCGAACTCAAAGAAGCCGGAAGACCTCCTCTTCGGCCCCCGGATGGTCGGCCACGGCTCCCTCAGCCAGTGCATGCTCATGGCCGACCTCGACTCCGGCCTGATCATCACCCAGTCGCGATCGACGGGCGGCCCGAAGTTCGCCGAGTGGTCGGCGAAGTTCTACAAGACCATCGCCGAGGGTCTGCGCGACGGGGTGAAGTAA
- a CDS encoding alkaline phosphatase family protein, producing the protein MLRRLALATLALATATSAFAADADRHVVVISLDGFPAYYLDDPQVSLPNIRALRDAGAATTEGMHVSNPSVTWPNHTSMMSGVRPEKHGVLFNGLPKREAGKPTTVAPERRQQELVHVPLLFDHLKTVGLTSAAINWPCTSGSESIGDNWPDVPKAFTYTTPRLREELQKSGEADKFAAGGAEVHDEIWADTTARIIRVRKPNLVALHLLQLDSTHHQHGPHTPQGRAAAGVLDSLVGRVVQGVEEAGLTDKTTFFVVADHGFIAVTKTLRPNAILRKEGLLTVADGKVASARAFVVPEGGIGMVYLTDPATRDEDRKTIHRLFDNAEGVVAVIDSADFPRYGLPKPEDHLGMSDVIIAVKDGYAVGGAFTGDDLLQSHEQKGTHGFLSTEPKMNALFVASGVGIKPGARLPFVENIDIAATAAYLLGAPLDKPTGRVLTEILTSPK; encoded by the coding sequence ATGTTGCGACGCCTCGCCCTCGCGACGTTGGCCCTGGCGACGGCGACGTCCGCCTTCGCGGCCGACGCCGACCGCCACGTCGTGGTCATCTCGCTCGACGGCTTCCCCGCCTACTACCTTGACGACCCCCAGGTCTCGCTGCCGAACATCCGCGCCCTGCGAGACGCCGGCGCCGCGACGACGGAAGGGATGCACGTCTCCAATCCGTCGGTGACCTGGCCCAACCACACCTCGATGATGTCGGGCGTTCGGCCGGAGAAGCACGGCGTGCTTTTCAACGGCCTGCCGAAGCGCGAGGCCGGCAAGCCCACGACCGTCGCTCCGGAGCGCCGGCAGCAAGAGTTGGTCCACGTCCCTCTCCTGTTCGACCATCTGAAGACGGTCGGCCTGACCTCGGCCGCGATCAACTGGCCGTGCACCTCGGGCTCGGAGAGCATCGGCGACAACTGGCCGGACGTCCCCAAGGCGTTCACCTACACCACGCCCCGGCTCCGCGAGGAGCTGCAGAAGTCCGGCGAGGCCGACAAGTTCGCGGCCGGCGGCGCCGAGGTCCACGACGAGATCTGGGCCGACACCACCGCGCGGATCATCCGAGTACGCAAGCCCAACCTCGTCGCCCTGCACCTGCTCCAGCTTGACTCCACCCACCACCAGCACGGCCCCCACACCCCGCAGGGCCGCGCCGCGGCCGGCGTGCTCGACTCGCTCGTGGGCCGGGTCGTGCAGGGGGTTGAGGAAGCCGGGCTCACGGACAAGACGACCTTCTTCGTCGTGGCCGACCACGGTTTCATCGCCGTCACCAAGACCCTCCGCCCCAACGCGATCCTCCGCAAGGAAGGGCTCCTCACCGTCGCCGACGGCAAGGTCGCCTCGGCGCGGGCCTTCGTCGTCCCTGAAGGGGGCATCGGCATGGTCTACCTGACCGACCCGGCCACCCGCGACGAGGACCGCAAGACGATCCACCGCCTGTTCGACAACGCCGAGGGCGTCGTCGCCGTGATCGACTCGGCCGACTTCCCGCGGTACGGCCTGCCGAAGCCCGAAGACCACCTCGGCATGTCCGACGTCATCATCGCCGTGAAAGACGGCTACGCTGTCGGCGGGGCCTTCACCGGCGACGACCTGCTCCAGAGCCACGAGCAGAAGGGAACCCACGGCTTCCTCTCAACCGAGCCCAAGATGAACGCCCTGTTCGTCGCCTCGGGAGTGGGGATCAAGCCGGGCGCGAGGCTGCCGTTCGTCGAGAACATCGACATCGCCGCCACCGCCGCCTACCTCCTGGGCGCTCCGCTGGACAAGCCCACCGGCCGCGTCCTGACCGAGATCCTCACCTCGCCCAAGTGA
- a CDS encoding pre-peptidase C-terminal domain-containing protein, translating into MVETLEGRRLMAVSLTFDYSLDSLGFFTADRRSALESTLNAIAARLGDSLAPVASASYTLDLAAGARTVTTSVPANVIKVYAYGDNLTGTGSVAQGGAYYSPGANDSMRGQGANDYAPDIAYMRFDASASSNWYIGSSLAGLGYSQIDFMTVARHEFLHSLGFLDSQPTFARYDQNNQFFGPYAEAANSGLPVPLDGSHVASSVTSIMNPVTILGTRSDLTNLEWGFLKDFGWTVLAAPTLSAPYFDRDFHLFLGGQGNGQAMTTILPANGVYLMPIDVLGGDSLRLQTLDGSTSDLQGADGYLKLFDSAGNLLARNNDSASGGKEDFSYTFTAGGRYYVGVSAAAQSDYTFTTPSSAAVSTTGFLLKATLTGATADEPHDIASATSSVTLAGGLYDRTTTLAGVAADVFRLDALAGYTYVISTSLPTAGGLSGPTVATIYDAAGRKVVGMSGASSYDRLSWTAQASGTYYVRVARTAGASVVTLSESLVDPGFSTPDSGDGFSISGTRSVGGDYRLTISATAPTPPPNRNPLYVDYGSSGLWRWSESAGWRQLIAADPQDFVTAADGSVFVDFGGFGTWRWSESGGWQSLRSADPQQMAAASDGSVYFDYGSEGLWRWTAAAGFARVNAADPQGIATGPGGVVYVDYGQFGLWRWTAAAGMRQINAADPESMVAGTDGVLYIDYGKFGLWKWTEASGMSQINTADAQSMVAGPGGSLYVDLGSSGLWQYSAGAFRQIIAADPEGVVAAADGWLYIDFGRFGVYRWAAYVGMQQINAADPQKLAVLAPST; encoded by the coding sequence GTGGTCGAAACGCTGGAGGGACGGCGTTTGATGGCCGTCTCGCTGACGTTCGACTACTCGCTGGACTCCCTCGGCTTCTTCACGGCCGATCGGCGGTCCGCCCTGGAATCGACGCTCAACGCGATCGCCGCGCGGCTGGGAGACTCGCTGGCCCCGGTCGCCTCGGCGTCGTACACGCTGGATCTGGCCGCGGGCGCCAGGACGGTCACCACCAGCGTTCCGGCGAACGTCATCAAGGTCTACGCCTACGGCGACAACCTGACCGGCACGGGGAGCGTCGCCCAGGGGGGCGCGTACTACTCGCCCGGGGCGAACGACTCGATGCGCGGCCAGGGGGCGAACGATTACGCGCCGGACATCGCCTACATGCGGTTCGACGCCTCCGCCTCGTCCAACTGGTATATCGGCTCGTCGCTGGCCGGACTGGGCTACAGCCAGATCGACTTCATGACGGTCGCTCGGCATGAGTTCCTCCACTCGCTGGGGTTCCTGGACAGCCAGCCGACCTTCGCGCGCTACGACCAGAACAACCAGTTTTTCGGTCCTTACGCCGAGGCCGCCAACAGCGGCCTGCCCGTACCGCTGGACGGCTCGCACGTCGCCTCGTCGGTGACCTCGATCATGAACCCGGTCACGATTCTGGGGACTCGCAGCGATCTGACCAACCTGGAATGGGGCTTCCTCAAGGACTTCGGCTGGACGGTCCTCGCGGCGCCGACGCTCTCCGCTCCCTACTTCGACCGTGATTTCCATCTCTTCCTCGGCGGCCAGGGGAATGGACAGGCGATGACGACGATCCTGCCTGCGAACGGCGTGTACCTCATGCCGATCGACGTTCTGGGCGGGGACTCGCTGCGGCTCCAGACTCTTGACGGCTCGACCTCCGACCTCCAGGGGGCTGACGGCTATCTGAAGCTCTTCGACTCCGCCGGCAATCTCCTGGCCCGGAACAACGACTCGGCGTCGGGGGGCAAGGAGGACTTCAGTTACACCTTCACGGCCGGCGGTCGCTACTACGTCGGCGTCAGCGCGGCCGCCCAGAGCGACTACACGTTCACAACCCCCTCGTCGGCCGCGGTCTCGACCACGGGCTTTCTGCTGAAGGCGACTCTCACCGGGGCGACGGCCGACGAGCCCCACGACATCGCCTCGGCGACCTCCTCGGTGACGCTTGCCGGCGGGCTCTACGACCGCACGACGACTCTGGCCGGCGTCGCGGCCGACGTCTTCAGGCTCGACGCCCTGGCCGGCTACACGTACGTGATCTCGACTTCGCTGCCGACGGCCGGCGGGCTTTCGGGACCGACCGTCGCGACCATCTACGATGCGGCCGGCCGCAAGGTCGTCGGCATGTCCGGGGCCTCGTCCTACGACCGGCTTTCGTGGACGGCCCAGGCGTCGGGAACGTACTACGTCCGGGTCGCCCGGACGGCCGGCGCGAGCGTCGTGACGCTGAGCGAGTCGCTCGTCGATCCGGGGTTCAGCACGCCCGATTCCGGCGACGGGTTCTCGATCTCGGGGACGCGGAGCGTCGGGGGCGACTACCGTCTGACCATCTCCGCGACCGCCCCCACGCCGCCCCCCAACCGGAACCCGCTCTACGTCGACTACGGCTCGTCGGGCCTCTGGCGCTGGAGCGAGTCCGCCGGCTGGCGGCAGCTCATCGCGGCCGATCCTCAGGACTTCGTCACCGCGGCCGACGGCTCGGTGTTCGTTGACTTCGGCGGGTTCGGAACATGGCGCTGGAGCGAGTCGGGCGGCTGGCAGTCGTTGCGCTCGGCCGACCCCCAGCAGATGGCCGCTGCGTCGGACGGCTCGGTCTATTTCGACTACGGCTCGGAAGGGCTCTGGCGCTGGACGGCCGCCGCGGGCTTCGCGAGGGTCAACGCCGCCGACCCCCAGGGGATTGCGACGGGGCCCGGCGGCGTCGTCTATGTCGACTATGGTCAATTCGGCCTCTGGCGCTGGACGGCCGCTGCGGGAATGAGACAGATCAACGCCGCCGACCCCGAATCGATGGTCGCGGGGACCGACGGCGTCCTGTACATCGACTACGGCAAGTTCGGCCTTTGGAAGTGGACCGAAGCGTCGGGGATGTCCCAGATCAACACGGCGGACGCCCAGTCGATGGTCGCCGGCCCGGGCGGCTCGCTGTACGTCGACCTGGGGAGCAGCGGCCTCTGGCAGTATTCGGCCGGCGCCTTCCGCCAGATCATCGCCGCCGATCCGGAGGGCGTCGTCGCGGCGGCCGACGGCTGGCTCTACATCGACTTCGGCCGGTTCGGCGTCTACCGATGGGCGGCTTACGTCGGCATGCAGCAGATCAACGCCGCCGACCCCCAGAAGCTGGCCGTGCTCGCCCCGTCGACGTGA